The proteins below come from a single Vibrio natriegens NBRC 15636 = ATCC 14048 = DSM 759 genomic window:
- a CDS encoding LysR family transcriptional regulator, producing the protein MKDDVQWRNIDLNLLVTFSYLYRYRSVSLAAENSYVSQSAMSHSLSRLRLLFDDPLFERKGHKMEPTEHAHNIAPIVHNLLDSITKDLLTKSEFQPQSYSGVCRIGLTDYAEFIFAPAIYDEIHRQASDAKISFINVDRSNYMQRTERDKLDLVIGSIPAPEEDYCSQYLYTEKHVCLCDKKVLNGKSALSVVEFANIKQALVSPDGSLKTQVDQKLAEHGLSRQVTVASRNFLTIRHLLKQRDLIAIVPEKMALAEGFSDDLVTIQPTISVADFEISMIWHTSRENDEKGIWLRKLVAETITSQ; encoded by the coding sequence ATGAAAGACGACGTTCAATGGCGCAATATTGACTTGAATCTGTTGGTGACATTTTCTTACCTATATCGCTATCGAAGTGTCAGTTTAGCGGCAGAGAATAGCTATGTGAGCCAATCTGCAATGAGCCATAGTCTATCTCGTTTACGGTTACTTTTTGATGATCCTCTTTTCGAGCGTAAAGGACACAAAATGGAGCCAACAGAACATGCTCACAATATTGCTCCAATCGTACATAATCTTCTGGACTCCATAACAAAAGACCTACTGACTAAATCTGAGTTTCAGCCACAGAGTTACTCGGGTGTGTGTCGCATTGGTTTAACTGATTACGCTGAATTCATTTTTGCGCCAGCTATCTATGATGAAATTCATAGGCAGGCATCTGACGCGAAAATCAGCTTTATTAATGTTGATCGAAGTAATTACATGCAACGAACCGAGCGCGATAAGTTAGATCTTGTGATTGGTAGCATACCTGCTCCTGAAGAGGACTATTGTAGCCAGTACCTCTATACCGAGAAACATGTATGTTTATGTGATAAGAAGGTGTTGAACGGTAAGTCAGCGTTATCTGTCGTTGAGTTTGCCAATATCAAACAAGCATTAGTCAGTCCTGATGGCAGCTTAAAGACACAAGTAGACCAAAAGCTCGCGGAGCACGGTTTGAGCCGCCAGGTCACCGTGGCATCACGTAATTTTCTTACTATTCGTCACTTACTTAAACAGCGAGATCTCATAGCGATTGTGCCGGAAAAGATGGCGCTGGCTGAAGGTTTTTCAGATGATTTAGTGACGATTCAACCAACTATTTCAGTGGCGGATTTTGAGATTTCTATGATATGGCACACCAGTCGCGAAAATGATGAGAAAGGTATCTGGTTGAGAAAGTTGGTAGCAGAAACGATTACTTCTCAGTGA